One window from the genome of Eucalyptus grandis isolate ANBG69807.140 chromosome 7, ASM1654582v1, whole genome shotgun sequence encodes:
- the LOC120295582 gene encoding sodium channel modifier 1-like has product MSAFGGDSWAREAQHRKRRVDDLAVEGLDASSYKKLSSGKFACLVCPGAPVLDSALMLSMHCKGSHHHVALSRLKETELKKKDEIDKRIALSDCTVNTGTSTSILNRIKSRPLIEQTRKAVSEVLDKGNTRQDVHNNGHSGKICGNLHGNETSHVSESFCFAAKEAAEEVVVQQQLSMRERHERELKFTSAGWKHDCNGRWFKDENVEFDSDEEDPNICLG; this is encoded by the exons ATGAGCGCGTTCGGAGGAGATAGCTGGGCAAGAGAAGCCCAGCACCGGAAGAGAAGAGTCGACGATCTGGCCGTGGAAGGCCTCGACGCCTCCTCCTACAAGAAGCTCTCCTCCGGCAAGTTCGCCTGCCTCGTCTGCCCTGGCGCCCCCGTCCTCGATTCTGCTCTCATGCTCTCC ATGCATTGCAAGGGGTCACACCACCATGTTGCATTGTCGAGATTGAAGGAgacagaattgaaaaagaaggatgagATCGACAAGAGAATAGCCTTGTCTGATTGTACTGTTAATACCGGCACTAGTACTTCTATTTTAAACAGGATAAAAAGTAGACCCTTGATTGAGCAAACAAGGAAGGCCGTTTCTGAAGTACTTGATAAGGGAAACACTAGACAAGACGTCCATAACAATGGTCACAGTGGAAAAATATGTGGGAATCTCCATGGTAATGAAACCTCACATGTGAGCGAAAGCTTCTGTTTCGCTGCAAAAGAAGCAGCTGAAGAGGTGGTTGTACAGCAACAACTTAGTATGAGAGAGCGCCATGAAAGAGAGCTCAAGTTTACTTCTGCAGGTTGGAAGCACGACTGCAATGGCAGATGGTTCAAGGATGAAAAT gttgaattcgattCAGACGAAGAAGATCCAAATATTTGTCTTGGATAA